Proteins from a genomic interval of Kribbella aluminosa:
- a CDS encoding FAD-dependent oxidoreductase, translating into MNQVGPHRHRVVVIGSGFGGLFGTKALKHAPVDITLIAKTTHHLFQPLLYQVATGILSEGEIAPPTREILRRQKNARVILGEVTDIDVENKTVSSHVLDRVTVTPYDS; encoded by the coding sequence ATGAATCAAGTCGGACCGCATCGGCACCGGGTCGTGGTGATCGGATCGGGCTTCGGCGGACTTTTCGGCACGAAGGCGCTCAAGCATGCGCCGGTCGACATCACCCTGATCGCCAAGACCACGCACCACCTGTTCCAGCCCTTGCTCTACCAGGTGGCGACCGGCATCCTCTCCGAGGGCGAGATCGCGCCACCGACCCGGGAGATCCTGCGGCGCCAGAAGAACGCTCGGGTGATCCTCGGCGAGGTCACCGACATCGATGTCGAGAACAAGACCGTCAGTTCCCACGTACTCGATCGAGTCACCGTCACGCCGTACGACTCCTGA
- a CDS encoding lactate/malate family dehydrogenase yields the protein MKVGVIGVGAVGAAATMALLARGCAREIVLVDQNRARAKGVALDIDYGLPLLPPADVSAGEATDLTGADLLIITAGVNEAAGGATDRNDPTGRLRLLDHNAAIYRDLVPELMTTAPEATIMVVTDPPDPLAALTRTLAGHGRVFSTGTVLDTLRFRRHLSQLLQVRAEDVQALVVGEHGTSEVLLWSSANVGGVPVLDILSRRSEPIDRARAQVESEIRFANISIIEGIGASQYGIGAVVARLAEAVVRNEQALFTVAAHDPARGVTLSLLSALGSHGVTQTYLPAMTEDEQQALEHSAEILRQATAKIT from the coding sequence ATGAAAGTTGGCGTGATCGGTGTCGGAGCCGTCGGAGCGGCCGCGACAATGGCACTCCTCGCTCGCGGATGCGCGCGGGAGATCGTGCTGGTCGATCAGAATCGTGCCCGCGCCAAGGGGGTGGCGCTCGACATCGACTACGGGCTGCCGCTGTTGCCTCCGGCCGATGTCAGCGCCGGCGAAGCAACCGACCTCACCGGCGCCGACCTGCTGATCATCACCGCCGGCGTGAACGAGGCCGCGGGCGGCGCCACCGACCGGAACGACCCCACCGGACGACTACGCTTGCTCGACCACAACGCCGCCATCTACCGCGACCTCGTCCCCGAACTGATGACTACCGCGCCCGAGGCGACGATCATGGTGGTCACAGATCCCCCGGACCCGCTGGCGGCACTCACTCGAACTCTTGCCGGTCACGGCCGCGTGTTCTCCACCGGCACCGTCCTGGACACCCTCCGCTTCCGACGCCACCTCAGCCAACTGCTGCAGGTACGCGCGGAGGACGTTCAGGCCCTCGTCGTCGGCGAGCACGGCACCAGCGAAGTACTGCTCTGGTCATCCGCCAACGTCGGCGGTGTACCCGTGCTCGACATCTTGTCCCGCCGCAGTGAGCCCATCGATCGGGCACGCGCACAAGTCGAGTCCGAGATCCGGTTCGCGAACATCAGCATCATCGAGGGCATCGGCGCCAGTCAGTACGGCATCGGCGCCGTGGTGGCGCGCCTGGCGGAGGCGGTCGTCCGGAACGAACAAGCCTTGTTCACCGTCGCCGCCCACGACCCAGCCCGCGGGGTGACGCTCTCCCTGTTGTCAGCGCTCGGCTCGCACGGCGTGACGCAGACGTATCTGCCTGCCATGACAGAGGACGAGCAACAAGCTCTCGAGCACAGCGCCGAGATCCTCAGGCAGGCCACAGCCAAGATCACCTGA
- a CDS encoding type IV secretory system conjugative DNA transfer family protein has protein sequence MNAGPLVTALTAAIVKAAEDYAVTRPGGRLPVPMLGVLDEAANVCRWKDLPDLYSHYGSRGIVLDTILQSWAQGVACWGDRGMEKLWSAANRRLYGGGVDDVAFLERLAKIIGDHERLRGSTSTNKDGTSVSRSLQREQILDVSDLAALPAGRAIVFSSGSRATLIRTIPWMERPYADQIRASIAQFDPGARRTVAPNTAQNAAPHTTPSSTSYVPPTGEPS, from the coding sequence GTGAACGCCGGGCCCCTGGTCACCGCACTCACCGCGGCCATTGTCAAAGCCGCCGAGGACTACGCCGTCACCCGCCCCGGCGGCCGACTCCCCGTGCCGATGCTCGGCGTCCTCGACGAGGCCGCGAACGTCTGCCGCTGGAAAGACCTCCCCGACCTCTACAGCCACTACGGATCCCGCGGCATCGTGCTCGACACGATCCTGCAATCCTGGGCCCAAGGCGTGGCCTGCTGGGGCGACCGCGGCATGGAAAAACTGTGGTCGGCCGCGAACCGGCGCCTCTACGGCGGCGGCGTCGACGACGTCGCGTTCCTCGAACGCCTCGCCAAGATCATCGGCGACCACGAACGGCTCCGCGGCTCCACGTCGACCAACAAAGACGGCACCTCGGTCAGCAGGTCCCTGCAACGCGAACAGATCCTCGACGTCTCCGATCTCGCCGCGCTACCCGCCGGCCGCGCGATCGTGTTCTCGTCCGGGTCCCGCGCGACCCTGATCCGGACCATCCCCTGGATGGAACGCCCCTACGCCGACCAGATCCGCGCCTCCATCGCACAGTTCGACCCCGGCGCCCGCCGTACCGTCGCACCGAACACCGCCCAGAACGCTGCACCGCACACGACGCCGAGCAGCACCTCGTACGTTCCGCCGACAGGAGAACCCTCGTGA
- a CDS encoding 6-phospho-beta-glucosidase: protein MKLAILGGGGFRVPLVYGAVLRNRSVDQVCLYDVDPVRLEAIGQVLRQLAAEQPDAPEVEVTTELDVALDGADFIFSAIRVGGLEGRTADERVALDLGLLGQETTGPGGLAYGLRTVPTAIHVAERVAAICPQAWVINFTNPAGMITEAMQQVLGRRVIGICDSPIGLGRRAARALGHDPDRASLGYVGLNHLGWLNELGYDGRDVLPDLLSNDQLLGTIEEGRLFGAEWIQTLGCIPNEYLYYYYFTRDAVASIRGGAETRGEFLLDQQRAFYDAVAADPGSALNRWRQVREERDSTYMKETRGAAEARDEADVAGGGYEGVAVAIMAAIARNERSTMILNVRNGSTLPGLPADAVVEVPCTVDADGPHPLATAPLAGHQLGLIQQVKAVEQLTIKAAREHSPTLALEALALHPLVDSVTTARTLLTNYRTRHPDLAQLLR, encoded by the coding sequence ATGAAGTTGGCGATCCTCGGTGGCGGGGGCTTCCGGGTTCCGCTCGTGTACGGCGCGGTGCTGCGCAACCGGAGCGTCGATCAGGTGTGCCTGTACGACGTCGATCCGGTGCGGCTGGAGGCGATCGGCCAGGTGCTGCGGCAACTGGCCGCCGAGCAACCGGATGCACCTGAGGTCGAGGTGACCACCGAGCTCGACGTCGCCCTGGACGGCGCGGACTTCATCTTCTCCGCGATCCGGGTCGGCGGACTCGAAGGCCGGACCGCGGACGAGCGGGTGGCCCTCGATCTCGGTCTCCTCGGCCAGGAGACGACCGGACCCGGCGGCCTCGCCTACGGCCTGCGGACGGTACCGACGGCGATCCACGTCGCCGAGCGGGTCGCCGCGATCTGCCCGCAGGCCTGGGTCATCAACTTCACCAACCCCGCCGGGATGATCACCGAAGCGATGCAGCAGGTGCTCGGCCGGCGCGTGATCGGGATCTGCGACTCCCCGATCGGCCTCGGCCGCCGCGCCGCCCGCGCCCTCGGCCACGACCCGGACCGGGCCTCGCTCGGGTACGTCGGCCTGAACCACCTCGGCTGGCTGAACGAGCTCGGGTACGACGGCCGCGACGTACTCCCGGATCTCCTCTCGAACGACCAACTGCTGGGCACGATCGAGGAGGGGCGGCTGTTCGGCGCGGAGTGGATCCAGACGCTGGGCTGTATCCCGAACGAGTACCTGTATTACTACTACTTCACCCGGGACGCCGTCGCCTCGATCCGCGGCGGCGCGGAGACCCGTGGCGAGTTCCTGCTCGACCAGCAGCGCGCCTTCTACGACGCCGTCGCCGCCGACCCGGGCTCGGCGCTGAACCGCTGGCGCCAGGTCCGCGAGGAGCGCGATTCGACGTACATGAAGGAGACTCGTGGTGCGGCCGAAGCGCGCGACGAAGCCGACGTCGCCGGTGGCGGGTACGAAGGAGTCGCGGTCGCGATCATGGCCGCCATCGCGCGGAACGAGCGCAGCACGATGATCCTCAACGTCCGCAACGGATCCACGCTTCCCGGCCTGCCCGCCGACGCAGTGGTCGAGGTCCCGTGCACGGTCGATGCCGACGGCCCTCATCCACTCGCCACCGCACCACTCGCCGGCCATCAACTCGGCCTCATCCAGCAGGTGAAGGCCGTGGAACAACTCACGATCAAGGCCGCCCGCGAACACTCCCCCACACTGGCGCTCGAAGCTCTCGCGCTCCATCCCCTCGTCGACTCGGTCACCACCGCCCGCACCCTGCTCACCAACTACCGCACCCGCCACCCAGACCTCGCCCAACTACTGCGCTAA
- a CDS encoding DeoR/GlpR family DNA-binding transcription regulator, with the protein MRHQRQLEIVQRLRTDGATSVDELARLLGVSSATIRRDLQHLDEAGQITRVHGGAMIPAGDSEDADRERPFASVAADATPEKRRIARRAATLIHDGDVVLLDVGTTTQLLADELRGRQVTVMTTSLAVLDVLRDDPVVELILLGGWVRRAYHSLVGVLTEDALRQIHADVAFLGASGVRRDGFVLDTTTVEVPVKRAMIAAADKTVLLADGNKFPGSGKLKVCGVADLDVLVTNSGADPDTLQICSDNGVEVLTT; encoded by the coding sequence GTGCGACACCAGCGGCAACTCGAGATCGTGCAGCGGTTGCGGACCGACGGCGCCACCTCGGTCGACGAACTGGCCCGCCTGCTCGGGGTCAGCTCGGCGACGATCCGGCGCGATCTGCAGCACCTCGACGAGGCCGGCCAGATCACCCGCGTGCACGGCGGCGCGATGATCCCGGCGGGTGACAGCGAGGACGCCGACCGGGAGCGGCCGTTCGCCTCGGTGGCCGCCGACGCGACCCCGGAGAAGCGCCGGATCGCCCGGCGTGCGGCGACTCTGATCCACGACGGCGACGTCGTACTGCTCGATGTCGGAACGACGACCCAGCTACTCGCCGACGAGCTGCGCGGCCGTCAGGTGACCGTGATGACGACGAGTCTCGCGGTCCTCGACGTACTACGCGACGACCCGGTGGTGGAGCTGATCCTCCTCGGCGGCTGGGTCCGCCGGGCGTACCACTCGCTGGTCGGCGTACTGACCGAGGACGCGTTGCGCCAGATCCACGCGGATGTGGCGTTCCTCGGTGCGAGCGGCGTACGGCGGGACGGTTTCGTGCTCGACACGACCACGGTCGAGGTGCCGGTGAAGCGCGCGATGATCGCCGCCGCCGACAAGACCGTGCTGCTTGCTGATGGCAACAAGTTCCCGGGCAGCGGCAAGCTCAAGGTGTGCGGCGTCGCCGACCTCGACGTACTCGTGACCAACTCCGGGGCCGACCCGGACACTCTCCAGATCTGCAGCGACAATGGCGTGGAGGTACTGACCACATGA
- a CDS encoding carbohydrate kinase family protein, whose product MPDPTYDPLAALRGPGTPDFDVFLWGAVFLDIIFTGLPDRPTGGTEVWAEGMGSSPGGIANLAIAASRLGLRTSLAAAFGDDDYADFCWRTLSEQEHVDLSRSRRFDNWHSPVTMSVAYDGDRSMVTHGHPSPVPATDMIGQPPRTRAVIVDLSDIEPLGDPERATWVDLARGDGAQVFADVGWDATGTWSPRVLDQLEHCNAFLPNAGEAMAYTRTESPQDALYALADRVPLVVVTNGAEGAMGIDARTGEEVRVPALRVPALDPTGAGDVFGAGLVLGTLAGWALGDRLAFASLCSALAVQQFGGSLAAPGWGDIADWWHDLRSNDDQSSFTRSVRRRYEFLDDIIPSVPVGAVRRAVATIARNADVTNN is encoded by the coding sequence ATGCCTGATCCGACCTACGACCCGCTCGCTGCTCTGCGCGGTCCTGGGACACCCGACTTCGACGTCTTCCTGTGGGGTGCGGTCTTCCTGGACATCATCTTCACCGGCCTGCCCGACCGCCCCACGGGCGGAACCGAGGTGTGGGCGGAGGGGATGGGCTCGTCGCCCGGTGGCATCGCGAACCTGGCGATCGCGGCGAGCCGGCTCGGCCTGCGTACGTCACTCGCGGCCGCGTTCGGCGACGACGACTATGCGGACTTCTGCTGGCGCACGCTGTCGGAGCAGGAGCACGTCGATCTCAGCCGGTCACGCCGTTTCGACAACTGGCATTCGCCGGTGACGATGTCGGTCGCGTACGACGGCGATCGCAGCATGGTCACGCACGGGCATCCGTCCCCGGTGCCGGCCACGGACATGATCGGGCAGCCGCCGAGGACCCGCGCGGTGATCGTCGACCTGAGCGACATCGAGCCGCTCGGCGATCCGGAGCGGGCAACCTGGGTCGACCTCGCCCGCGGCGACGGCGCGCAGGTCTTCGCCGACGTCGGCTGGGACGCCACCGGGACCTGGTCGCCGCGGGTCCTCGACCAGCTCGAGCACTGCAACGCCTTCCTGCCGAACGCCGGCGAGGCGATGGCTTACACCCGGACCGAATCGCCGCAGGACGCGCTCTACGCACTGGCCGACCGGGTGCCGCTTGTGGTCGTCACCAACGGTGCGGAAGGTGCCATGGGCATCGATGCACGCACCGGTGAGGAAGTCCGGGTCCCCGCGCTCCGCGTCCCGGCCCTCGACCCGACCGGCGCCGGTGACGTGTTCGGCGCCGGCCTGGTCCTCGGAACGCTCGCCGGCTGGGCGCTCGGCGACCGGCTCGCGTTCGCCAGCCTGTGCTCCGCTCTCGCGGTTCAGCAGTTCGGCGGTTCGCTCGCCGCTCCCGGCTGGGGCGACATCGCCGACTGGTGGCACGACTTGCGCAGCAACGACGACCAGAGCAGCTTCACCCGTTCGGTCCGCCGCAGGTACGAGTTCCTCGACGACATCATCCCGAGCGTGCCGGTCGGCGCCGTACGCCGGGCCGTGGCGACCATCGCCCGCAACGCCGACGTCACCAACAACTGA
- a CDS encoding extracellular solute-binding protein, whose amino-acid sequence MSRISRLGIVAATGLLGLVAACTPGSNTSAPPSQANPSSVQTDPAKLGDVSLLIWDQEVRGGQAAQMKELNDAFQAKYPNIKLKRVSRSFDDLKTTLRLALSGNQPPDVVQANNGRSDMGEFVKANQLVPLDPYLKAYGWDKRYPESVRQYSQYTADGKTFGQGNLYGLPQVGEVVGIFYSKKKLAAAGLQPPKTWDEFQSSLATLKSKGDAPLVLGNLQKWPAIHVFGTVQGRTTAPDAIKQLGFGRKGGSWKADENLKAAQTLTDWVSKGYFNEGFNGQDYDPAWQSFAKGKGTYLIGGTWLEADLGKAMGDDAGFMLPPGTSADAKPIATGGTGLPFAITAKSKHPEAAAAYLNFITSADAMKTLAKTGNLPVADTSQQEVSGGLQKDVFTAFGKVVEADGLVPYLDYATPTMPDTIGAALQDLLAGKATPDKFADRLEKDYGAFAEANG is encoded by the coding sequence ATGTCACGCATTTCCCGGCTCGGGATCGTCGCGGCGACCGGCCTGCTCGGTCTGGTCGCCGCCTGTACGCCGGGGTCGAACACCTCGGCCCCGCCGTCCCAGGCGAACCCGTCGTCGGTGCAGACCGACCCGGCGAAGCTGGGCGACGTCTCGCTGCTGATCTGGGACCAGGAAGTCCGCGGCGGGCAGGCGGCGCAGATGAAGGAGCTGAACGACGCGTTCCAGGCGAAGTACCCGAACATCAAGCTCAAGCGGGTGTCCCGGTCGTTCGACGACCTGAAGACGACACTGCGGCTGGCGCTCAGTGGCAACCAGCCGCCCGACGTGGTTCAGGCGAACAACGGCCGCTCGGACATGGGCGAGTTCGTCAAGGCGAACCAGCTGGTCCCGCTCGACCCGTACCTGAAGGCGTACGGCTGGGACAAGAGGTACCCGGAGTCGGTCCGGCAGTACTCGCAGTACACCGCGGACGGCAAGACGTTCGGCCAGGGCAACCTGTACGGGCTGCCGCAGGTCGGCGAAGTGGTCGGGATCTTCTACAGCAAGAAGAAGCTTGCCGCCGCGGGTCTGCAGCCACCGAAGACCTGGGACGAGTTCCAGTCCTCGCTGGCGACACTGAAGTCGAAGGGTGACGCGCCGCTGGTCCTCGGCAACCTGCAGAAGTGGCCGGCGATCCACGTGTTCGGCACGGTCCAGGGCCGTACGACGGCGCCGGACGCGATCAAGCAGCTCGGGTTCGGCCGCAAGGGCGGGTCGTGGAAGGCCGACGAGAACCTGAAGGCCGCGCAGACGCTGACGGACTGGGTGAGCAAGGGCTACTTCAACGAGGGCTTCAACGGCCAGGACTACGACCCGGCCTGGCAGTCGTTTGCCAAGGGCAAGGGAACGTACCTGATCGGCGGCACCTGGCTGGAGGCCGATCTCGGCAAGGCGATGGGTGACGACGCCGGCTTCATGCTGCCTCCCGGTACGTCGGCCGACGCCAAGCCGATCGCCACCGGAGGTACGGGCCTGCCGTTCGCGATCACCGCGAAGAGCAAGCACCCGGAGGCGGCCGCGGCGTACCTGAACTTCATCACCAGCGCGGACGCGATGAAGACGCTCGCCAAGACCGGCAACCTGCCGGTGGCCGACACCTCCCAGCAGGAGGTCAGCGGCGGTCTGCAGAAGGACGTGTTCACCGCGTTCGGCAAGGTCGTCGAGGCCGACGGCCTGGTCCCGTACCTGGACTACGCGACGCCGACGATGCCGGATACGATCGGCGCGGCCCTGCAGGATCTGCTCGCCGGCAAGGCGACGCCGGACAAGTTCGCCGACCGTCTCGAGAAGGACTATGGTGCGTTCGCCGAAGCCAACGGGTAG
- a CDS encoding carbohydrate ABC transporter permease, which yields MVRSPKPTGSPPGEPRRIAYLYILPGFAVYAAFLLYPLLRSVQLSFYDWDGLTLGKWAGFANYQEIISDVGLRAAFGHALVLMLFFAAIPVCVGLVLASVLNRAKVRGLTFFRTVVFLPQVVAMVVVAVAWRRMYAPDGSINDLLRALGLGSLARGWLGDYALALPAVGFIGTWFETGLVTVLLLAGMSRISGSLYEAARLDGAGPVREFFAVTLPSVRGEIAVALTLTVIAALRTFDLVYVTTSGGPGNQTSVPSYEVYHRAFELGRVGSAAAIGVTLTVLILLVSLLINRIGDR from the coding sequence ATGGTGCGTTCGCCGAAGCCAACGGGTAGCCCTCCCGGCGAGCCGCGACGGATCGCGTACCTCTACATCCTGCCGGGGTTCGCCGTCTACGCAGCCTTCCTGCTCTACCCGTTGCTCCGCTCGGTCCAGCTGTCCTTCTACGACTGGGACGGGCTGACGCTCGGCAAGTGGGCGGGATTCGCCAACTATCAGGAGATCATCAGCGACGTGGGCCTGCGGGCCGCGTTCGGGCACGCGCTGGTCCTGATGCTGTTCTTCGCGGCGATCCCGGTCTGCGTCGGGTTGGTCCTGGCGTCGGTGCTGAACCGGGCGAAGGTCCGCGGACTGACGTTCTTCCGTACGGTCGTGTTCCTGCCGCAGGTGGTCGCGATGGTCGTCGTCGCGGTCGCCTGGCGGCGGATGTACGCGCCGGACGGCAGCATCAACGACCTGCTCCGCGCGCTTGGGCTCGGCTCGCTCGCACGGGGCTGGCTCGGCGACTACGCGCTCGCGCTGCCGGCCGTCGGGTTCATCGGGACGTGGTTCGAGACCGGCCTCGTGACCGTGCTGCTGCTGGCCGGAATGAGCCGGATCAGCGGCAGCCTGTATGAGGCGGCCCGGCTGGACGGTGCCGGACCGGTGCGGGAGTTCTTCGCGGTCACGTTGCCGTCGGTACGCGGTGAGATCGCGGTCGCGCTGACGCTGACCGTGATCGCGGCGCTGCGCACGTTCGACCTGGTGTACGTCACGACCAGCGGTGGCCCGGGCAACCAGACGTCGGTGCCGTCGTACGAGGTGTACCACCGGGCGTTCGAGCTCGGCCGGGTCGGCTCGGCCGCGGCGATCGGGGTCACGCTGACGGTCCTGATCCTGCTCGTCTCGCTGTTGATCAACCGGATCGGTGACCGATGA
- a CDS encoding carbohydrate ABC transporter permease, with protein MISRSEKVANYVVLLAFAAFALAPILTVLQAALGRADAGESSGFGNFAEAWKIGHFGTYLRMSLAVSVSVVLLSVLLSILAGFAFGTMRFRGSGVLFYLFLLGIMMPSEAIVVPLYFDLRTLGLTNTFWAVALPQVAQSVAFGTFWMRTYFRAGGRDLVEAARLDGASTRRMLWQILVPLARPAIVTMTVLVFMWTWNEFLIPLVMVTDENLRTAPLGLAFFQGQYSQGFTLLAAGAVIVATPVVILYLFLQRHFIAGMLDGAVRE; from the coding sequence ATGATCTCGCGCTCGGAGAAGGTGGCGAACTACGTCGTACTGCTGGCCTTCGCCGCGTTCGCGCTGGCCCCGATCCTGACGGTGCTCCAGGCTGCCCTCGGGCGTGCTGACGCCGGTGAGAGCTCCGGCTTCGGGAACTTCGCCGAGGCCTGGAAGATCGGCCACTTCGGCACCTACCTGCGGATGAGCCTCGCGGTGTCGGTGTCCGTCGTACTGCTCAGCGTGCTGCTGTCGATCCTGGCCGGGTTCGCGTTCGGCACGATGCGGTTCCGCGGATCCGGCGTCCTGTTCTACCTGTTCCTGCTGGGCATCATGATGCCCAGCGAGGCGATCGTCGTGCCGCTGTACTTCGACCTGCGCACGCTGGGTCTCACCAACACGTTCTGGGCGGTCGCGCTGCCGCAGGTCGCGCAGTCCGTTGCCTTCGGCACCTTCTGGATGCGGACCTACTTCCGGGCCGGCGGTCGCGACCTGGTCGAGGCGGCCCGGCTGGACGGAGCCTCCACACGCCGGATGCTCTGGCAGATCCTGGTCCCGCTGGCCCGGCCGGCGATCGTCACGATGACCGTGCTGGTCTTCATGTGGACCTGGAACGAGTTCCTCATCCCGCTGGTCATGGTCACCGACGAGAACCTCCGCACCGCACCGCTGGGCCTGGCCTTCTTCCAAGGCCAGTACAGCCAGGGATTCACCCTGCTCGCCGCCGGTGCCGTCATTGTCGCGACCCCGGTCGTGATCCTTTACCTCTTCCTGCAACGCCACTTCATCGCGGGCATGCTCGACGGCGCAGTCAGGGAGTAA